A genome region from Hevea brasiliensis isolate MT/VB/25A 57/8 chromosome 9, ASM3005281v1, whole genome shotgun sequence includes the following:
- the LOC110656252 gene encoding 2-methylene-furan-3-one reductase → MQKAWFYEEHGPKEVLKLGDFPIPSPLHNQLLVEVRAAALNPIDSKRRQKPFCPSEFPVVPGCDVAGVVVAKGSGVTKFCIGDEVYGNIQDFNAEGQPKQLGTLAEFIVVEESLVAKKPKNLSFEEAASLPLAVQTAIEGFITADFKEGENIFVVGGGGGVGSLVVQLAKHLFGSSYVVATCSTPKVEFVKSLGADEVVDYTKTRYEEIEEKYDYVYDTIGDSKNSFVVAKDGAPIIDITWPPSNPRAVYSSLTVSGENLEKLEPFLETGKLKAVIDPTGPYNFMDVIQAFGYLETGRARGKVVISSFPSEHHLHPAICESKNNI, encoded by the exons ATGCAAAAAGCTTGGTTCTATGAGGAGCATGGTCCTAAGGAAGTCCTCAAATTGGGAGACTTCCCAATTCCTTCTCCACTGCACAATCAGCTATTAGTTGAAGTTCGGGCTGCTGCTTTGAATCCTATTGATTCCAAAAGACGTCAAAAACCCTTTTGTCCTTCAGAATTTCCA GTGGTCCCTGGCTGTGACGTGGCAGGTGTGGTGGTAGCAAAAGGCAGTGGTGTTACAAAATTTTGTATTGGTGATGAGGTTTATGGAAACATTCAAGACTTTAATGCAGAGGGACAACCAAAGCAGCTTGGGACACTGGCAGAGTTCATAGTCGTGGAGGAGAGTTTGGTTGCAAAGAAGCCAAAAAACCTTTCATTTGAAGAGGCTGCTAGCTTGCCACTTGCTGTTCAGACTGCAATTGAAGGTTTCATAACTGCAGATTTTAAAGAGGGGGAGAATATTTTTGTAGTTGGTGGAGGTGGTGGGGTTGGCAGTTTAGTTGTTCAGCTTGCGAAGCATTTATTTGGATCTTCTTATGTTGTTGCTACTTGTAGCACTCCTAAGGTGGAATTTGTCAAAAGTTTGGGAGCTGATGAAGTTGTTGACTACACCAAGACAAGATATGAGGAAATTGAGGAGAAATATGATTATGTTTACGATACAATTG GCGACTCCAAGAATTCTTTTGTGGTAGCTAAGGATGGCGCACCAATTATTGACATAACCTGGCCGCCCTCAAATCCAAGGGCTGTTTATTCAAGCTTGACAGTTTCAGGGGAAAACCTGGAGAAGCTTGAGCCATTTCTGGAGACTGGCAAACTCAAGGCTGTGATTGATCCTACCGGTCCATATAATTTTATGGATGTAATCCAAGCTTTTGGTTATTTAGAAACTGGAAGAGCCCGCGGAAAGGTTGTTATCTCTTCCTTCCCATCAGAGCACCATCTCCATCCTGCCATATGCGAAAGCAAGAACAATATCTGA
- the LOC110656253 gene encoding cytochrome P450 704C1 produces MDILFTIFTFTAIPVLLIFMTFLCLMLKLYTGKDIKNPNYAPVNGTVFGQLFYFNNLYDHQTEVAQKQRTFRLLGLEESELYTTDTRNIEHMLKTNFDKYSKGMYNQDIVTDLFGEGIFAVDGDKWRQQRKLASFEFSTRILRDFSCSVFRRNAAKLVRLMSEIAIAERVFDMQDVLMRCTLDSIFKVGFGVELNCLEGYSKEGTAFMKAFDDSNALVYWRYVDPFWKLKRYFSIGCEASLKKNIKIIDDFVRNLIRTRRELFTEQRCQNVKEDILSRFLLESDKDPEKMNDRYLRDIILNFMIAGKDTSANTLSWFFYMLCKNPLVQEKVAQEVRKVTGSSQDDDTEVEDFMAKITDTTLEQMHYLHATLTETLRLYPAVPIDGRCAEVDDVLPDGFRMKKGDGLYYMAYAMGRMTYIWGKDAEDFRPERWLSNGIFQPESPFKFVAFHAGPRICLGKDFAYRQMKIVSIALLRFFRFKLADDTKKATYRTMFTLHIDGGLHLRAIPRTRL; encoded by the exons ATGGACATCCTCTTCACCATCTTCACCTTCACAGCAATCCCAGTTCTTCTAATCTTCATGACTTTCTTGTGCCTCATGCTCAAACTCTACACCGGCAAAGACATAAAAAACCCAAACTACGCACCAGTAAACGGCACAGTGTTTGGCCAGCTTTTTTACTTCAACAACCTCTACGACCACCAAACTGAAGTGGCCCAAAAACAGAGGACTTTTAGGCTTCTTGGTCTTGAGGAGAGCGAACTGTACACCACTGATACGAGAAACATAGAGCATATGTTGAAAACGAATTTCGATAAATATTCCAAAGGGATGTATAATCAAGATATCGTGACTGATCTTTTTGGTGAAGGTATATTCGCTGTTGATGGAGATAAGTGGAGACAACAAAGGAAGCTTGCTAGTTTTGAATTCTCCACGAGAATTCTTAGAGATTTTAGCTGTTCTGTTTTTAGAAGAAATGCTGCTAAACTTGTCAGACTCATGTCCGAGATTGCGATTGCTGAAAGGGTTTTTGATATGCAA GATGTTCTGATGAGATGCACCTTGGATTCCATATTCAAAGTGGGTTTCGGAGTGGAATTAAATTGCTTGGAGGGTTACAGCAAAGAGGGAACTGCTTTTATGAAGGCCTTCGATGACTCGAATGCCTTGGTCTATTGGCGCTATGTGGATCCATTCTGGAAACTCAAAAGGTATTTCAGTATTGGGTGTGAGGCTTCACTTAAGAAGAATATCAAAATCATCGACGACTTTGTACGCAATCTTATCCGCACCAGAAGAGAGCTGTTTACAGAGCAACGATGTCAG AATGTCAAAGAGGATATACTATCCAGGTTTTTGTTGGAAAGCGACAAGGATCCAGAGAAAATGAATGATCGTTATCTGAGAGATATTATTCTAAATTTTATGATTGCTGGTAAAGATACTAGTGCAAATACTCTTTCCTGGTTCTTCTATATGCTTTGCAAGAACCCTCTAGTCCAGGAAAAAGTTGCACAAGAAGTGAGAAAGGTCACAGGTAGTAGTCAAGATGATGATACTGAAGTTGAAGATTTCATGGCAAAAATAACTGATACAACACTTGAGCAAATGCATTATCTTCATGCGACATTGACAGAGACCCTGAGGCTATACCCTGCAGTTCCAATA GATGGGAGATGTGCAGAAGTAGACGATGTTCTTCCTGATGGGTTTAGGATGAAAAAGGGAGATGGATTGTACTACATGGCCTATGCCATGGGCAGGATGACTTATATTTGGGGAAAGGATGCTGAGGATTTTCGGCCAGAAAGATGGCTCAGCAATGGGATTTTCCAACCTGAATCGCCGTTTAAATTCGTAGCATTTCAc GCTGGTCCTCGGATATGTTTGGGAAAAGATTTTGCTTACCGACAGATGAAGATAGTATCAATAGCCCTTCTCCGATTCTTCCGCTTTAAATTGGCTGATGACACCAAAAAAGCAACTTATAGGACTATGTTCACACTTCACATTGATGGTGGTCTCCATCTTCGTGCAATACCGAGGACACGCTTATAA